One part of the Leucobacter triazinivorans genome encodes these proteins:
- a CDS encoding Lrp/AsnC family transcriptional regulator → MDAAKQQEEALLDDVDRDIIDELRVDGRLSFSEIGRRIGFSEPTIRQRYNRLVSLGIIYVAGMYDETKIGGIAAHIGIRVAEVPVARVAEEIADHPQVKYVACALGYYDIILDVIAQDAQELGRIVLQDLRRIRGISDLETLTVLEVMKDTYLWQGFREPLPANRAGRLLSRPGR, encoded by the coding sequence ATGGACGCGGCGAAGCAGCAGGAGGAAGCCCTCCTCGATGATGTCGACCGGGACATCATCGACGAGCTCCGAGTGGACGGCCGCCTCTCGTTCTCCGAGATCGGCCGACGGATCGGGTTCTCGGAGCCCACGATCCGACAGCGCTACAACCGGCTCGTCTCGCTCGGCATCATCTACGTGGCCGGAATGTACGACGAGACGAAGATCGGCGGGATCGCGGCCCACATCGGCATCCGGGTCGCTGAGGTTCCCGTCGCTCGCGTCGCGGAGGAGATCGCGGACCACCCGCAGGTGAAGTACGTCGCGTGCGCGCTCGGCTACTACGACATCATCCTCGACGTCATCGCTCAGGACGCCCAGGAACTCGGGAGGATCGTGCTGCAGGACCTGCGTCGGATCCGCGGCATCTCGGACTTGGAGACCCTCACCGTGCTCGAGGTGATGAAGGACACCTACCTGTGGCAGGGCTTCCGCGAGCCGCTCCCCGCGAACCGCGCGGGACGGCTGCTCAGCCGTCCGGGTCGCTGA
- a CDS encoding Lrp/AsnC family transcriptional regulator, whose amino-acid sequence MLDDLDRRLIEMLARDGRRSFASLAEESGVSQSTVRTRLARLREDDALQIVALCNALLLGHQVVRLLLRVRNLTPRSVANGLLGITQINHVALVAGSHDLYLEATCRDQPQLIDLMDEIRRHPGVAAIQPIIVTSLAKDYTWEGLRGTAGQSISDPDG is encoded by the coding sequence ATGCTGGACGATCTGGATCGACGGCTCATCGAGATGCTCGCGCGCGACGGACGGCGCAGCTTCGCCTCGCTCGCCGAGGAGTCGGGCGTCTCTCAATCGACGGTGCGCACCCGACTCGCCCGTTTGCGGGAGGACGATGCGCTGCAGATCGTCGCGCTGTGCAACGCGCTGCTGCTCGGCCATCAGGTCGTCCGCCTGCTGCTGCGCGTGCGCAATCTCACCCCCCGTTCCGTGGCGAACGGGCTGCTCGGGATCACCCAGATCAACCACGTGGCTCTGGTGGCGGGGTCGCACGACCTGTATCTCGAGGCGACGTGCCGGGATCAGCCGCAGCTCATCGACCTGATGGACGAGATCCGGCGGCACCCGGGCGTCGCCGCGATCCAACCGATTATCGTCACCTCCTTGGCCAAGGACTACACCTGGGAGGGGCTTCGGGGCACCGCCGGTCAGAGCATCAGCGACCCGGACGGCTGA
- a CDS encoding 3-keto-5-aminohexanoate cleavage protein produces the protein MLLKAAINGGRPTEEHPSVPRTTEEIVEASLAVIAAGADVVHAHVITDSGEQTIHPDHVGAWVRAMRAADPAVVIGTTTGLWTVSSHEERMAHVAAWPADALPDFASVAFCEQGAAEAAELVLARGMILESAVWSMDDVPALLASPTLHQNVRVLIEPETEDADQAVAQCREIAAVLRESGVTAPILYHGYDETVWPVVDAAIEDGCETRIGFEDGVAMPDGSVPRDNADLVRAVRSRESL, from the coding sequence ATGCTGCTGAAAGCCGCCATCAACGGTGGTCGTCCCACTGAGGAGCACCCCTCGGTTCCCCGCACGACCGAGGAGATCGTCGAGGCCAGCCTCGCCGTGATCGCCGCGGGCGCCGATGTCGTCCATGCGCACGTCATCACCGACTCGGGGGAGCAGACCATTCACCCTGATCACGTCGGAGCCTGGGTGCGCGCCATGCGCGCGGCGGACCCAGCGGTCGTCATCGGTACCACGACGGGCCTGTGGACAGTCTCCTCCCATGAGGAGCGGATGGCCCATGTCGCCGCGTGGCCCGCGGATGCGCTGCCCGATTTCGCGTCCGTCGCGTTCTGCGAGCAGGGAGCCGCCGAGGCCGCCGAACTCGTCCTCGCGCGCGGCATGATCCTGGAGTCCGCAGTGTGGTCGATGGACGACGTCCCCGCCCTGCTCGCCTCGCCGACCCTGCATCAGAACGTCCGCGTGCTCATCGAGCCCGAGACCGAGGACGCCGACCAGGCTGTCGCGCAGTGTCGCGAGATCGCGGCGGTGCTCCGAGAGTCCGGCGTGACTGCCCCGATCCTCTATCACGGCTACGACGAGACCGTGTGGCCGGTCGTCGATGCCGCGATCGAGGACGGCTGCGAGACCCGGATCGGGTTCGAGGACGGCGTGGCGATGCCGGACGGTTCCGTTCCTCGAGACAATGCCGATCTCGTCCGCGCTGTACGCTCCCGGGAATCCCTCTGA
- a CDS encoding RraA family protein has protein sequence MFFHAGDTPNGLPDELRAKLERLSFPTLGHYLEEGFADSGIRRVVAAGGRVIGTACTVRTTATDSTALHHAAGMIEPGQVLVIDTGGDVRHAPLGEVVAAQLAARGAAGAVVDGVVTDVDEIEALGLTVHARGTSMLTTKLHGIDAGGVNVPVTCGGAVVRPGDVVLADANGVLVVPVEVLERIVDIALADDADEPELVAELRAGAPLGSLTGASATVSDLLALDTPQ, from the coding sequence ATGTTCTTCCACGCCGGAGATACTCCGAACGGCCTTCCCGACGAGCTCCGGGCCAAGCTCGAGCGACTCAGCTTCCCCACCCTCGGCCACTACCTCGAGGAGGGCTTCGCAGACTCCGGGATCCGACGCGTGGTCGCCGCGGGCGGCCGCGTCATCGGCACAGCGTGCACGGTGCGCACCACCGCGACAGACTCCACGGCGCTGCACCACGCGGCGGGCATGATCGAACCGGGCCAGGTGCTCGTGATCGATACCGGCGGCGACGTGCGGCACGCGCCGCTCGGCGAGGTCGTTGCGGCCCAGCTGGCCGCGCGCGGGGCCGCCGGCGCCGTGGTAGACGGCGTGGTCACCGATGTCGACGAGATCGAAGCGCTCGGGCTCACTGTTCATGCCCGGGGCACGAGCATGCTCACCACCAAGCTGCACGGGATCGATGCCGGTGGCGTCAACGTGCCGGTGACCTGCGGCGGAGCGGTCGTCCGTCCCGGAGACGTAGTCCTCGCCGACGCGAACGGCGTGCTCGTGGTGCCGGTCGAGGTGCTTGAGCGCATCGTCGATATCGCGCTCGCCGACGATGCCGACGAGCCGGAGCTCGTGGCCGAGCTCCGTGCTGGAGCGCCGCTCGGAAGCCTGACCGGCGCGAGCGCGACGGTTTCAGACCTGCTCGCGCTCGACACCCCGCAGTAG
- a CDS encoding carbon-nitrogen hydrolase family protein, with the protein MRVAVVQTSPGIDVDVNFSTIRRYTEEAASRGARLVVFPEEAALLADDEIKPRMTEILRDVWPRFEALLAQLARDHGVTIIAAGYEPNEAGRPYNTIVAVDPEGAEIARYHKMHTYDAFAYQESAYVTRGSELPPIIDVDGVRVGIANCYDVRFPELFRSMADRGVDVISLSAAWVSGKGKEEHWEVLTKARAIENVSWFLASGTVGADSVGLSRVIDPLGVVVAAADAHAEGLVIADIDEERTRSARRMLPALENRRIELDYSIR; encoded by the coding sequence ATGAGAGTCGCCGTAGTCCAGACGTCGCCCGGTATCGATGTCGACGTCAATTTCTCCACCATTCGGCGCTATACCGAGGAGGCGGCCTCCCGCGGGGCGCGTCTGGTCGTCTTCCCGGAGGAGGCCGCGCTGCTGGCCGACGACGAGATCAAGCCGCGCATGACCGAGATCCTGCGCGACGTGTGGCCCCGTTTCGAGGCGCTGCTCGCGCAGCTCGCACGGGACCACGGAGTGACGATCATCGCGGCCGGGTACGAGCCGAACGAGGCGGGGCGGCCGTACAACACGATCGTCGCCGTCGACCCCGAGGGTGCTGAGATCGCCCGCTATCACAAGATGCACACCTATGATGCGTTCGCCTACCAGGAATCCGCGTACGTGACCCGCGGCTCGGAGCTCCCGCCCATCATCGACGTCGACGGAGTCCGCGTGGGAATCGCGAACTGCTACGACGTGCGGTTCCCCGAGCTCTTCCGAAGCATGGCCGACCGCGGCGTCGACGTGATCTCGCTGTCGGCCGCCTGGGTGTCGGGCAAGGGCAAGGAGGAGCACTGGGAGGTGCTCACCAAGGCCCGCGCCATCGAGAACGTGAGCTGGTTCCTCGCGTCCGGCACGGTGGGCGCCGATTCGGTCGGCCTCAGCCGGGTGATCGACCCGCTCGGCGTCGTGGTCGCCGCAGCTGACGCACACGCCGAAGGGCTGGTGATCGCCGACATCGACGAGGAGCGCACCCGCTCGGCACGCAGGATGCTGCCTGCCCTCGAGAACCGTCGCATCGAGCTCGACTACAGCATCCGATAG
- a CDS encoding ABC transporter ATP-binding protein: MTAQTTTTTAPAVEIEGISKSFDGHLAVHPLDLEIRENEFFSILGPSGCGKTTLMRMITGFETPTSGRVRLGGADVTDVPTRNRDLNMLFQSYALFPHLTVFDNVVFELRVRRVPRAEADRRAHEALELVKLSHLGDRKPDQLSGGQRQRVALARAVVSGPKVVLLDEPLGALDQQLRKEMQYELKRMQREVGITFIYVTHDQEEALTMSDRIAVMSEGIVQQVAGPEDIYNRPETRFVAGFIGSCNLLDVTVRAGSAGEEVEAVLDGVGVLPGVLAEDVPLERPATLLLRPERIEVRRDGEGVPGVVETLTFLGEEWHVHLAIDARTMVKVSLPSLVKERDLPGLATGERLLMRWRPEDARIVVR; the protein is encoded by the coding sequence ATGACTGCGCAGACCACGACCACCACTGCACCGGCCGTCGAGATCGAGGGGATCTCGAAGAGCTTCGATGGGCACCTCGCCGTGCACCCGCTCGATCTCGAGATCCGGGAGAACGAGTTCTTCTCCATCCTCGGTCCCTCGGGCTGCGGGAAGACGACGCTCATGCGTATGATCACCGGGTTCGAGACGCCGACGAGCGGCCGGGTGCGGCTCGGTGGCGCGGACGTCACGGATGTGCCGACGCGCAACCGTGATCTCAACATGCTGTTCCAGAGCTACGCGCTGTTCCCGCACCTCACGGTGTTCGACAACGTGGTCTTCGAGCTCCGGGTGCGGCGAGTGCCCCGCGCAGAGGCCGATCGTCGTGCGCACGAGGCACTTGAACTCGTGAAGCTGTCCCACCTCGGGGACCGGAAGCCTGACCAGCTCTCGGGCGGTCAGCGGCAGCGCGTCGCGCTGGCTCGCGCCGTGGTCTCCGGCCCCAAGGTGGTGCTGCTCGACGAGCCGCTCGGCGCGCTCGATCAGCAGCTCCGTAAGGAGATGCAGTACGAGCTGAAGCGCATGCAGCGAGAGGTCGGCATCACGTTCATCTACGTGACGCACGATCAGGAGGAAGCGCTCACGATGTCCGACCGCATCGCGGTCATGTCGGAGGGCATCGTGCAGCAGGTCGCGGGCCCGGAGGACATCTACAACCGCCCGGAGACCCGCTTCGTCGCCGGATTCATCGGTAGCTGCAATCTGCTCGATGTCACGGTGCGGGCGGGATCCGCCGGTGAGGAGGTGGAGGCGGTGCTCGACGGGGTCGGGGTGCTCCCGGGCGTGCTGGCCGAGGATGTTCCCCTCGAGCGGCCGGCCACCCTCCTCCTCCGTCCCGAGCGCATCGAGGTGCGGCGAGACGGCGAGGGCGTGCCCGGCGTCGTCGAGACGCTGACCTTCCTGGGCGAGGAGTGGCACGTGCACCTGGCGATCGACGCGCGGACGATGGTCAAGGTCTCGTTGCCGAGCCTCGTGAAGGAGCGGGATCTTCCCGGCCTCGCCACCGGAGAGAGACTCCTCATGCGTTGGCGTCCCGAGGACGCGCGCATCGTCGTCCGCTGA
- a CDS encoding ABC transporter substrate-binding protein, translating to MKKKTLAAVGIVAALALTGCSGSSEGGAQQLNVYAWADEIPQSVFDAFTEETGIAVNVDNFDSNETMISKLAAGNSGYDIVEPSQYAVQQLVGQELIEPLDKSQIEGLDNIAATFADPSYDPGLEYSVPWVWGTTGLMYNSECTGGEEITSWASLFDPKWDGKLNMLDNMLAAYIAGLQVNGFDADSTDEQEIAQATESLIEQKDILAGYNSTNYGELVANGDVCISEAWGGTSTAKIVEENENVHYVIPEEGGSLWVDGLAIAKGAPNQEAAYEFISFLLRPEIAAMATNDGGLASANQAAQEHVTDQGLLSNAAVYASEEQVANADFIVDPGSAMTFYQDGWTRVKAS from the coding sequence ATGAAGAAGAAGACGCTCGCTGCCGTCGGCATCGTCGCCGCGCTGGCACTGACCGGCTGCAGCGGAAGCTCGGAGGGCGGCGCCCAGCAGCTCAATGTCTACGCGTGGGCCGACGAGATCCCCCAGAGCGTGTTCGACGCGTTCACGGAGGAGACCGGCATCGCGGTCAACGTCGACAACTTCGACAGCAACGAGACCATGATTTCGAAGCTCGCCGCGGGGAACTCGGGTTACGACATCGTCGAGCCCAGCCAGTACGCGGTGCAGCAGCTCGTCGGTCAGGAGCTCATCGAGCCCCTCGACAAGTCGCAGATCGAGGGCCTCGACAACATCGCGGCAACCTTCGCCGACCCGAGCTACGACCCCGGCCTCGAATACTCGGTGCCCTGGGTATGGGGCACCACGGGCCTCATGTACAACTCCGAGTGCACCGGCGGCGAGGAGATCACGAGCTGGGCGTCCCTCTTCGACCCGAAGTGGGACGGGAAGCTGAACATGCTCGACAACATGCTTGCCGCGTACATCGCCGGTCTGCAGGTCAACGGATTCGACGCCGACAGCACCGACGAGCAGGAGATCGCCCAGGCGACGGAGTCGCTCATCGAGCAGAAAGACATCCTGGCGGGCTACAACTCCACCAACTACGGCGAGCTGGTGGCCAACGGCGACGTCTGCATCTCCGAGGCGTGGGGAGGCACCAGCACCGCGAAGATCGTAGAGGAGAACGAGAATGTCCACTATGTGATCCCGGAAGAGGGCGGCAGCCTGTGGGTCGACGGTCTCGCGATCGCGAAGGGTGCGCCGAACCAAGAAGCGGCCTACGAGTTCATCAGCTTCCTGCTGCGGCCCGAGATCGCCGCGATGGCGACGAACGACGGGGGCCTCGCGAGCGCCAACCAGGCGGCGCAGGAGCACGTGACCGATCAGGGACTGCTGTCGAACGCCGCGGTCTACGCCTCTGAAGAGCAGGTGGCCAACGCCGACTTCATCGTCGATCCGGGCAGCGCGATGACGTTCTACCAGGACGGCTGGACCCGGGTGAAGGCCTCCTGA
- a CDS encoding ABC transporter permease: protein MDRIVNGIARGVFVFLYVPIAAVIIYSFNAAGTSTRFEGFTLQWYADLFQDGALMQTLRTSAVVAVLTATVATVIGIMFALGMSRYRGAGKGGLLALIALPLIVPEIVLGVALLSVFSAVKVPLGITTLVLGHLIVSLPLATLVLMSSAAMLDPSLPEAATDLGCTPWQTFTRVYLPLLRPAVVAAWLLSFTTSFSNIVMSTFLSGVGSTTLPLKIYSSLKTGLTPSINALGALLILLTLVIVLAVGVTQMRRILVDSRS from the coding sequence GTGGACCGCATCGTGAACGGCATCGCCCGTGGAGTGTTCGTCTTCCTCTACGTGCCCATCGCCGCGGTGATCATCTACTCCTTCAACGCCGCGGGAACCAGCACCCGCTTCGAAGGATTCACGCTCCAGTGGTACGCCGACCTGTTCCAGGACGGGGCGCTCATGCAGACACTGCGCACGAGCGCCGTGGTGGCCGTACTCACCGCGACCGTTGCCACCGTGATCGGGATCATGTTCGCGCTGGGGATGTCGCGCTACCGCGGTGCCGGCAAGGGAGGTCTCCTGGCACTCATCGCGCTGCCCCTCATCGTTCCCGAGATCGTACTGGGCGTCGCGCTCCTGAGCGTCTTCAGCGCTGTCAAGGTGCCGCTCGGGATCACCACACTCGTGCTCGGCCACCTCATCGTGTCGCTCCCGCTGGCAACGCTCGTGCTCATGAGCTCGGCCGCGATGCTGGACCCGAGCCTGCCGGAGGCGGCGACCGATCTCGGTTGCACGCCGTGGCAGACCTTCACACGCGTGTACCTGCCGCTGCTGCGCCCCGCGGTCGTCGCGGCCTGGCTGTTGAGCTTCACCACTTCGTTCAGCAACATCGTCATGTCGACCTTCCTGAGCGGTGTCGGGTCGACCACGCTCCCGTTGAAGATCTACTCGAGTCTGAAGACCGGCCTCACTCCGAGCATCAACGCCCTCGGCGCACTGCTCATCCTTCTCACCCTCGTGATCGTGCTCGCGGTCGGAGTCACTCAGATGCGACGCATTCTCGTCGATTCACGCTCCTGA
- a CDS encoding ABC transporter permease, which yields MTSTRMIHLGRKERPKRGSLLLLIPGVASVVLLGILPLFIVARNSFAVADNYGGIVGGFTLEHYTKLIDPVYTKTLLFSLGLGLLNTVVCIVVGYLTSYYIVSRPEGRQGLLLLLVIIPFWTDFLVRTFAWITILGSGGPIAGVLGIFGLSGFSMIPSNVAVVLGLLYAFLPTAIFPIYASMRSIDPSLKEAATDLGCGWWGVHRRVILPLSRPGILGAALLTFIPTMGVFVIPVLLGGGKDPLVGNLIVTLYTEFRNQPMGAAVSMVLLVLMVLSMGLIGLLMRRTSTKKGA from the coding sequence GTGACATCGACACGCATGATTCACCTCGGTCGGAAGGAGCGTCCGAAACGCGGATCGCTGCTCCTGCTGATCCCGGGAGTGGCCTCGGTCGTACTGCTGGGCATCCTCCCGCTGTTCATCGTCGCTCGGAACAGTTTCGCGGTCGCCGACAACTACGGCGGGATCGTCGGGGGCTTCACGCTGGAGCACTACACCAAGCTGATCGACCCCGTGTATACGAAGACCCTGCTGTTCTCGCTCGGCCTCGGACTGCTGAACACGGTCGTCTGCATCGTGGTCGGCTATCTCACCTCGTACTACATCGTGTCCCGCCCTGAGGGGCGACAGGGGCTGCTCCTGCTTCTGGTCATCATCCCGTTCTGGACCGACTTCCTCGTGCGTACCTTTGCGTGGATCACGATCCTCGGTTCGGGGGGCCCGATCGCAGGGGTACTGGGAATATTCGGGCTGTCCGGGTTCTCCATGATCCCGAGCAACGTCGCGGTGGTGCTCGGGCTGCTCTACGCCTTCCTCCCGACGGCGATCTTCCCGATCTACGCCTCGATGCGGTCGATCGATCCCTCGCTCAAGGAGGCCGCGACCGATCTCGGATGCGGGTGGTGGGGGGTGCACCGGCGGGTGATCCTGCCGCTGAGCCGGCCGGGCATCCTGGGAGCGGCCCTGCTGACGTTCATTCCTACGATGGGCGTCTTCGTCATTCCGGTGCTGCTCGGCGGGGGCAAGGATCCGCTCGTCGGAAACCTGATTGTCACTCTCTACACGGAGTTCCGCAACCAGCCGATGGGAGCCGCCGTGTCGATGGTGCTGCTCGTGCTCATGGTGCTCTCGATGGGGCTGATCGGCCTCCTCATGAGGCGCACCTCGACCAAGAAGGGGGCGTAG
- a CDS encoding acetate/propionate family kinase has translation MNHILVINAGSSSIKYQLIDPTSGERSAAGLVERIGEAEGRIVHRGVREEERAVVVPDHGAAFDELVAAFARQGAPIEGLGITAVGHRVVQGGEEFVAPTLIDDAVAERILELGALAPLHNPGQYQAIVAARALFPRVPHVAVFDTAFHQTMPPSAYTYAIDPEVAAEHGVRRYGFHGISHQVVSRRAAEFLGRPLESLRQIVLHLGNGASACAVDRGRSVDTSMGLTPLEGLVMGTRSGDIDPGALLHLLRGGYDVGGLDRLLNGRSGLLGFTGSNDFRDVRAAADAGDSQAALAIEVAVHRIRHYLGAYLVELGGLDALIFTAGVGEHQAELRAAVCADLEGFGIRIDPERNASPERGARRIGAEGSPVEILVVPTDEEAEIARETLRLVG, from the coding sequence ATGAACCACATCCTGGTGATCAACGCCGGATCATCATCGATCAAGTATCAGCTGATCGATCCGACGAGCGGTGAGCGCTCTGCAGCCGGCCTCGTCGAGCGCATCGGCGAGGCCGAGGGCCGGATCGTGCATCGCGGCGTGCGGGAGGAGGAGCGCGCCGTCGTCGTTCCGGACCACGGCGCGGCGTTCGACGAACTCGTCGCCGCGTTCGCGAGACAGGGCGCACCGATCGAAGGCCTCGGGATCACGGCCGTGGGCCACCGAGTAGTGCAGGGCGGCGAGGAGTTCGTCGCCCCCACCCTGATCGACGACGCCGTCGCCGAGCGCATCCTTGAGCTGGGCGCGCTCGCCCCGCTGCACAACCCCGGTCAGTATCAGGCGATCGTCGCCGCGCGGGCGCTCTTCCCCCGGGTGCCGCACGTGGCGGTGTTCGACACCGCATTCCACCAGACCATGCCGCCGAGCGCATATACCTACGCCATCGATCCCGAGGTCGCCGCGGAGCACGGCGTGCGCAGGTACGGATTCCACGGGATCTCCCACCAGGTGGTGTCGCGCCGGGCAGCCGAGTTCCTCGGGCGCCCGCTCGAAAGCCTGCGGCAGATCGTGCTGCACCTCGGCAACGGGGCATCGGCGTGCGCGGTCGACCGCGGCCGCTCGGTCGACACGTCCATGGGTCTCACGCCCCTCGAGGGGCTGGTGATGGGCACGCGCAGCGGCGACATCGATCCGGGCGCGCTCCTGCATCTGCTGCGCGGCGGATACGACGTCGGCGGGCTCGATCGACTGCTCAACGGCCGATCCGGACTGCTCGGCTTCACCGGGAGCAACGACTTCCGCGATGTGCGGGCGGCGGCCGATGCGGGTGACTCCCAGGCAGCGCTGGCCATCGAGGTCGCCGTCCACCGGATCCGGCACTATCTCGGCGCCTACCTCGTCGAGCTCGGCGGGCTCGACGCGCTCATCTTCACGGCGGGCGTGGGCGAGCATCAGGCCGAGCTGCGCGCGGCGGTGTGCGCGGATCTCGAGGGCTTCGGAATCCGTATCGACCCCGAGCGCAATGCATCCCCCGAGCGCGGTGCGCGGCGCATCGGCGCCGAGGGCTCTCCCGTCGAGATCCTCGTCGTGCCCACGGACGAAGAGGCCGAGATCGCGCGCGAGACGCTGCGCCTCGTCGGCTGA
- the pta gene encoding phosphate acetyltransferase, with the protein MAASIYLTSAEGRTGKSAVALGVLDALLADAPRVGVFRPLIRSSGERDRVLEMLRTRATADVPYDACVGVTYEDAHADPEAAMTRIVAAYRALQQHCDAVIVVGSDFTDVAAPTELAVNARIAANLDTPVLLVLGGRSNEEAEHLGQQPARTPVEIAQLAELGVAELHAEHASLLAALVNRSDPERLQQIEHAVSAALPAGAPVWAVPEEVLLVAPPVSGVIDAVEGRLVRGDADLLAREVRDVVVAGMSMEHVLPRLLEGSVVVIAADRSETLLAVTMAHEAPTFPTIAAVVLNGEFELPAAVVRLLDGIDSRIPVVRTPFGTFDTARRISRARGLLTEESPAKFDTALALFAQHVDGATLRERLRLHRGGVRTPVMFAYELFARAAEANAHIVLPEGNDDRILRAASTLLSRGTVRLTILGDEADVRKRGGELGLAIDAAEVIDPATSPLRDRFAAEYARLRAHRGVTLEQSRDVMADGSYFGTMMVHFDLADGMVSGAANTTAHTIRPSLEIIKTRPGVSVVSSVFFMALADRVLVYGDCAVNPDPSAAQLADIAVSSADTAAQFGVDPRIAMLSYSTGESGSGADVDKVREATALARAARPDLPVEGPIQYDAAVDPVAGQAKLPGSEVAGRATVFIFPDLNTGNNTYKAVQRSAGAVAVGPVLQGLAKPVNDLSRGATVDDILNTVAITAVQAGAARSAG; encoded by the coding sequence GTGGCAGCAAGCATCTACCTGACCTCGGCCGAGGGCCGCACCGGGAAGAGCGCCGTCGCACTCGGCGTGCTCGACGCGCTGCTCGCCGATGCCCCGCGTGTGGGCGTCTTCCGTCCGCTGATCCGCTCCTCCGGCGAACGCGATCGAGTGCTCGAGATGCTCCGCACCCGCGCGACGGCCGATGTGCCCTACGACGCCTGCGTCGGCGTCACCTACGAGGACGCGCACGCAGACCCGGAAGCCGCCATGACGCGAATCGTCGCGGCGTATCGGGCGCTGCAGCAGCACTGCGACGCCGTGATCGTGGTGGGTTCCGACTTCACCGACGTCGCAGCGCCCACCGAGCTGGCCGTCAACGCGCGGATCGCCGCGAACCTCGACACGCCCGTCCTGCTGGTGCTCGGCGGCCGCTCCAACGAGGAGGCGGAGCACCTCGGGCAGCAGCCCGCGCGCACCCCGGTGGAGATCGCCCAGCTCGCCGAGCTCGGCGTCGCGGAGCTGCATGCGGAGCACGCCTCCCTCCTCGCCGCGCTCGTGAACCGGTCGGATCCGGAGCGTCTGCAGCAGATCGAGCACGCCGTATCCGCCGCACTGCCGGCGGGCGCGCCGGTGTGGGCCGTGCCCGAGGAGGTGCTGCTGGTCGCTCCGCCGGTCTCCGGGGTGATCGACGCGGTGGAGGGCCGCCTGGTCCGCGGAGACGCCGATCTGCTGGCGCGCGAGGTGCGCGATGTGGTCGTCGCGGGCATGTCGATGGAGCACGTGCTGCCGCGACTGCTCGAGGGGTCTGTGGTGGTGATCGCAGCGGATCGTTCGGAGACGCTGCTGGCGGTGACGATGGCGCACGAGGCGCCGACGTTCCCGACCATCGCAGCAGTGGTGCTCAATGGCGAGTTCGAGCTGCCGGCCGCCGTCGTGCGCCTGCTCGACGGCATCGACTCCCGCATCCCGGTCGTGCGCACACCGTTCGGGACCTTCGACACCGCCCGTCGCATCTCCCGGGCCCGGGGGCTCTTGACCGAGGAGTCGCCCGCCAAATTCGACACCGCGCTCGCCCTCTTCGCGCAGCACGTCGACGGGGCGACGCTCCGCGAGCGTCTGCGCCTGCACCGCGGCGGGGTGCGCACACCCGTCATGTTCGCCTACGAGCTCTTCGCCCGGGCCGCGGAGGCGAACGCGCACATCGTGCTGCCCGAGGGCAACGACGACCGCATCCTCCGCGCCGCGAGCACGCTCCTCTCCCGAGGCACGGTGCGCCTCACGATCCTCGGCGACGAGGCCGACGTGCGCAAGCGCGGCGGAGAGCTCGGCCTCGCGATCGACGCGGCCGAGGTCATCGATCCCGCGACCTCTCCGCTGCGGGATCGCTTCGCCGCCGAGTACGCCAGACTCCGCGCGCACCGGGGGGTGACCCTGGAGCAGTCCAGGGACGTCATGGCCGACGGCAGCTACTTCGGCACGATGATGGTGCACTTCGATCTGGCGGACGGCATGGTCTCGGGCGCGGCGAACACGACCGCACACACGATCCGCCCGAGTCTCGAGATCATCAAGACCCGGCCGGGCGTCTCGGTGGTCTCGAGCGTGTTCTTCATGGCGCTCGCCGATCGTGTGCTCGTCTACGGCGACTGCGCCGTCAACCCGGACCCGTCGGCCGCGCAACTCGCCGACATCGCGGTGTCGTCGGCGGATACCGCCGCCCAGTTCGGGGTCGATCCGAGGATCGCGATGCTCTCCTATTCGACGGGCGAGTCGGGATCGGGCGCCGACGTCGACAAGGTGCGCGAGGCGACGGCCCTGGCACGGGCCGCGCGCCCCGATCTGCCCGTCGAGGGCCCGATCCAGTACGACGCCGCAGTCGATCCCGTCGCGGGACAGGCCAAACTGCCCGGGTCGGAGGTGGCCGGGCGGGCGACGGTATTCATATTCCCCGACTTGAATACGGGCAACAACACCTACAAGGCGGTGCAGCGCTCGGCCGGCGCGGTGGCGGTCGGGCCGGTGCTGCAGGGACTCGCGAAGCCCGTGAACGACCTCTCTCGCGGCGCGACGGTCGATGACATCCTGAACACCGTCGCCATCACCGCCGTCCAGGCGGGCGCGGCACGTTCCGCAGGGTGA